A part of Vulcanisaeta moutnovskia 768-28 genomic DNA contains:
- a CDS encoding TQO small subunit DoxA domain-containing protein: MDRMTALALLGFIIATGVTMGLYQINFQGFTHLTNYSKTPAYSLAGTQLFKNGTLLLHVIRVAGPDTYGGFIVLVQVLYPNGTVAYEWNSTYLGHISQYDIINKYNLPGHLVHSDGFALVVPLGQSAIVKLYAPVTFSPGTYIVRVYDADGQYEAYGIKFQVYVTVNE, from the coding sequence ATGGATAGGATGACAGCACTGGCTTTGCTGGGCTTCATAATTGCCACGGGAGTGACAATGGGCCTATACCAAATAAACTTCCAGGGATTCACCCACCTAACCAATTATTCAAAGACACCCGCATACTCACTGGCCGGCACCCAATTATTTAAGAATGGCACATTACTACTGCACGTCATCAGGGTAGCTGGTCCAGACACCTACGGCGGATTCATAGTGCTTGTACAAGTACTCTACCCAAACGGCACGGTAGCCTATGAGTGGAACTCTACATATTTAGGCCACATATCGCAGTACGACATCATAAATAAGTACAATTTACCAGGGCACCTAGTGCACTCTGATGGCTTCGCACTCGTAGTGCCACTAGGCCAATCAGCCATTGTTAAGCTCTATGCCCCAGTAACCTTTAGTCCAGGTACATACATAGTCAGGGTCTACGATGCTGATGGGCAATACGAGGCATATGGTATTAAGTTCCAGGTATACGTAACGGTTAACGAATAA
- a CDS encoding PaREP1 family protein — MSIPQSLIDVLRRRGLDVDYIIDILTTKLELDPSDAARAHAELALTAFNEGLSFVDKGDVMQASEKLYKAVEECIKALAIVRGLDEAKEALSKGRWTVSLLDNAASKLGEIVERAWDAAYFLHINGFHEVRIGIDEVRRRVKYITPLIEELRREVKI, encoded by the coding sequence ATGAGTATACCTCAGTCATTAATTGATGTGCTCAGGAGGAGGGGCCTTGATGTTGATTACATAATTGATATCCTAACGACAAAACTCGAACTAGACCCATCAGATGCCGCAAGGGCACATGCAGAATTAGCATTGACGGCATTTAACGAGGGTTTAAGTTTCGTTGATAAAGGTGACGTAATGCAAGCCAGCGAGAAGTTGTATAAGGCGGTGGAAGAGTGTATCAAGGCCTTAGCTATTGTCAGGGGCTTAGACGAGGCCAAAGAAGCCCTGAGCAAGGGTAGGTGGACAGTAAGCCTACTGGACAATGCAGCGTCAAAGCTTGGTGAAATAGTGGAAAGGGCTTGGGATGCGGCATACTTCCTACATATCAATGGCTTTCACGAGGTCAGGATAGGAATTGATGAGGTTAGGAGGAGGGTTAAGTACATAACTCCATTAATTGAGGAACTTAGGAGGGAGGTTAAGATTTGA
- the tatC gene encoding twin-arginine translocase subunit TatC, which yields MSEGENKPPFDRELPFWEHIRELGVRLRRALIVFAIVFAALWLPMPGVHSNNIVQIAIGFFTMKYNPIIAYIFKSYILNQVISSAKSVSCASNYIIGNSTQPIGIISTTVLGPFVFSVELSMVIALLVTIPVLIYEVYQYVKPALYPHELRAVRRYVWIATVLFYIGMFIGYYFVFPAFLRISLFWSCLFGFVHLLTTSGFLDTFIATLFFAGFLFETPVIMALLTQVGFVTPDMLSRNRPYIYFGVLVAIAIVNPDPTLISTLLWFIMFIVLFEAGYAWSRSIYKGIPKV from the coding sequence ATGAGTGAAGGTGAGAATAAACCTCCATTTGACAGAGAGTTACCCTTTTGGGAGCATATTCGTGAACTTGGGGTTAGATTGAGGAGGGCCTTGATAGTCTTCGCAATAGTCTTTGCAGCTCTTTGGTTACCAATGCCTGGCGTTCATAGTAATAACATTGTCCAGATAGCCATTGGGTTCTTCACCATGAAGTACAACCCAATAATCGCCTACATATTCAAGAGCTACATACTTAATCAAGTAATCTCCTCAGCTAAGTCCGTATCCTGTGCCAGTAATTACATTATTGGTAATTCCACTCAGCCTATAGGCATTATATCGACTACGGTACTCGGCCCCTTTGTCTTCAGCGTTGAGCTTAGCATGGTGATTGCATTACTTGTTACAATACCAGTGCTTATTTATGAAGTATATCAATACGTTAAGCCAGCTCTTTATCCGCATGAGCTCAGGGCTGTTAGGAGGTATGTCTGGATAGCTACGGTATTATTTTATATAGGCATGTTCATTGGTTATTACTTCGTATTCCCAGCCTTCCTGAGGATAAGCCTATTCTGGAGTTGCCTATTTGGTTTTGTGCACTTACTTACTACGAGTGGTTTCCTGGACACCTTCATAGCCACGTTATTTTTTGCAGGTTTCCTCTTCGAGACTCCAGTAATAATGGCCTTACTAACGCAGGTTGGTTTTGTAACCCCTGACATGCTCTCTAGGAATAGGCCCTACATATACTTCGGCGTTTTAGTGGCAATAGCCATAGTGAACCCAGATCCAACACTAATCAGTACATTGCTCTGGTTCATAATGTTCATAGTACTATTTGAGGCAGGATACGCATGGAGCAGGAGCATTTACAAAGGCATACCCAAGGTGTGA
- a CDS encoding winged helix-turn-helix domain-containing protein, whose protein sequence is MSVSVRFRVWVEVGGRHVIGPGGYEILKAVDEVGSISGAARKLSMSYRFIWNYIDRMEKTLGIKLVDAWKGGRGRGGAKLTPEGQALLQYYEEILKEMNEIANKWTQQLTERLKNMGEEGQ, encoded by the coding sequence ATGAGTGTGAGTGTTAGGTTTAGGGTTTGGGTTGAGGTTGGTGGTAGGCATGTTATTGGTCCTGGTGGTTATGAGATTCTTAAGGCTGTTGATGAGGTTGGTTCGATTAGTGGTGCCGCCCGTAAGTTGAGCATGTCGTATCGTTTCATTTGGAATTACATTGATAGGATGGAGAAGACACTGGGCATTAAACTGGTTGATGCATGGAAGGGAGGTAGAGGAAGGGGTGGAGCAAAACTAACACCAGAAGGACAAGCCCTACTACAGTACTACGAAGAAATACTCAAGGAAATGAACGAAATAGCAAACAAATGGACACAACAATTAACGGAAAGGCTAAAGAACATGGGTGAGGAAGGTCAATAG
- a CDS encoding DNA replication protein DnaD, with protein sequence MLKGLKMHIYLVLDEQTSILIFLFFLILIAWKPEALPRIARELGKWYSWARRSMDDFLREINEPINETKASINNTTLDIKRTINDAIDPDLLRIAKALNISTQGRSRQEVIDEIMKKLSSNNK encoded by the coding sequence ATGCTCAAGGGACTCAAAATGCACATCTACCTAGTCCTTGATGAGCAGACCAGTATTTTGATCTTTCTATTCTTCCTAATCCTAATCGCCTGGAAACCAGAGGCCTTGCCTAGGATAGCCAGGGAACTTGGCAAGTGGTATAGTTGGGCCAGGAGGTCAATGGATGACTTCCTCAGGGAGATTAATGAACCTATTAACGAGACAAAGGCATCAATAAACAATACCACATTGGATATAAAAAGGACAATAAACGATGCAATAGACCCAGACCTGCTCAGGATAGCCAAAGCCCTAAACATAAGCACGCAGGGAAGATCTAGGCAGGAGGTAATAGATGAAATAATGAAGAAGCTATCAAGTAATAATAAATAA
- a CDS encoding Sec-independent protein translocase subunit TatA/TatB has protein sequence MGVVLFIDTQTLILIIIAFIVLVIWGPSKIPQLARSLGQSIREFKRGAAENEPEPELIEVARKLGIDPTGKTRDELLTEINNMLGQQKTVVEKPSVDPKVLEIAERLGINTKGKSEEDLIKEINWRLSNK, from the coding sequence ATGGGTGTTGTTTTGTTTATTGATACTCAGACCTTGATTTTGATTATCATAGCCTTCATTGTCCTTGTTATTTGGGGTCCGAGTAAGATTCCTCAGTTGGCTAGGAGCCTTGGTCAGTCAATTAGGGAGTTTAAGCGTGGTGCTGCTGAGAATGAGCCGGAGCCTGAGCTTATTGAGGTTGCCAGGAAGTTGGGCATAGACCCAACGGGTAAGACCAGGGATGAGTTGCTCACGGAGATTAATAATATGTTAGGTCAGCAGAAAACCGTTGTGGAGAAGCCCAGTGTTGATCCAAAGGTTCTTGAGATTGCCGAGAGACTTGGAATTAATACTAAGGGTAAGTCTGAGGAGGATTTAATCAAGGAGATTAATTGGAGGCTAAGTAACAAGTAA